The window GCTCCACTAGCTATACTCCGGAGGCGAGCGTCGTCGAGACTGACGCAGACCACCTCCGGGGGACCATGGCACAGATCGTTGTTGTTGAGGACGAACGGGAGATCGCGGCGATTGTCAGCAGCGCGTTGCGCGAGGAGGGCCACGACGTCGAGGCACTCCACGATGGCAACGCCGCGCTGGATCGGCTGCTCGATCCGAGCCGTCCGGCACCAGATCTCATCGTCCTCGACCTGATGCTCCCGGGCATCAATGGGCTGGAGATCACGCGCCGATTTCGTCAGCAACACATCACACCGATCCTGATGCTGACCGCCAAGTCGACCGAGCTGGATCGTGTGCTCGGGCTGGAGCTCGGTGCCGACGATTACCTCACCAAGCCATTCTCCGTCCGCGAGCTGCAGGCACGGGTCAGCGCAATGCTGCGCCGCGTCGAGATGATGCGCGCTCACTCGCACGTCGACGACAGCAACCAGCTCGTGATTGATGACTCGGGCCTCTGGATCGACCCAACGAGCCGCGAGGTGCGCATCGATGATGTCACAGTCGGCTTGACCGCCCGCGAGTTCGATCTGCTCTACCTGCTGGCCTCGAACCCCGGTCGCGCGTTCAGCCGCGATTATCTGCTCGACCGGCTTTGGGGTGACGACTTCGCCGGCTTCGACCGCACAGTCGATACCCACATCCTGCGCTTGCGACGCAAGCTCGGGTCGGCGGCCGATCGCGTCGTGACGCTCTGGGGCGTCGGCTACAAGTACGATCCGACGGTCGGCACGCAATGACCGGCCCGGTCCGCGCGGCCCAATGACAGCGCTGCTTGCGCCGTTCCGCTTGCTCGGCTGGCCGTTCCGGCTGTATCGCCGCAACATCAGCATTCAGCTCATCACATCGCATGTCCTCGTCGTTATGTTGACGGCGATCGTCATCGAGACATTAGCGGCCATCACTGTGTTCGTCGGCCTCACTCTCTTCCTGCGGGACAACTACACCGATTTCGCGTCCGTCGATGTCGCCCAGTCGGTTGCAGTGTCGCTACGCAACGACCCGCTGACAGAGCGCCTTGCGCTCGGCGAAGCGGCGTTATCCGTCGGCGACAAGCAGCGACTCCAGAGCATTGTTGACGGCGTGATCAATAGTCGCGAATCCCCGACCTCAATTGGCATCACCACCAGAGTTGAAAGCGCACTCATCACGGATCCGAGCGGAACGGTCGTTGCGACGTCCGACCCTTCCTGGGTCGTTAACTCACCCGTCTCGGGCACATCACCGATCTCAGAGCTGGCCGAACGCCTCGTTGCCCGCATCATCGAACTGAACGGCAGCCCCAGCGACTACGGCGAGCTGTACGTCATCGACTCGATCGACAGCATCACCGTCGCCGCCTACCCGATCCTCGATGGGCAGCGACTTGTTGGTGTCGTGGCAATGCGGAGCACATTCTCCACAACACCGACCATCCGCAACATCATCCAGCAACCCGGCCTGTTCGCAACGCTGGCGATAGCCAACGCCGTCCTGTTCGCGCTGATCCTGATTCCAACGCTCATCGTGGCGGTTCCGGTCGGCATCTGGCGCGCCCGGCGCGTGTCGAAACGCATCGAGGCACTGACAAAAACCGCGACGGCGATGGTCGCCGGGGATCGCGCCACGCAGGTCGCTGTGACCGGGCAGGATGAAATCGCCCAGCTCGGGCAGCGCTTCAACGACATGCTGGCCCACCTGGACCGCGCCGACCGCGAGCGCAAGGCGTTCGTCGCCAATGTCTCGCACGACCTGCGTACGCCGATCGCCATCATCCAGGGCCGCGTCGAGCAGATGCTGCAGGACGAATCCGGACAGGTCGATCCGGAGACGCGACGCGCGCTCGAAGTCGTGCATAGCGAAACAACAACGCTCAGCCGCCTGATCGACGATCTCTTCACGCTGGCAAGGCTGGAGGAGACGTCGCTGCCGATGTCGCCGGAAGCCGTCGATATAGCGGCGCTGGCGGCGCAGATGGCCAGTGCCATCCAGCCGGTCGCCTGGTCGCAGCAGCGTGTCAGCGTGCAATCGGTGGTCAAGGTCGGCTTGCCGCCGGCGCTGGCCGACGCCACGCGGCTGCGCCAGATCCTCGGCAACCTGCTCTACAACGCATTGCGGCACACGCCGGAGGGTGGGCTGGTCGTCATCGACGCCGAGGCGATCGGAGAGACAGTCGAGGTACGCGTCAGCGACACCGGTATTGGCATGACCAGTGAAGAGCTTGGCCATGTCTTCGAGCGCTTCTATCAGGTCGAACAGAGGCATCGCTCACATGATGGCAGCGGGTTGGGCCTGTCAATCGTCAAGGACCTGACAGAGGCACAGGGCGGCAGCGTCGCCGTCGAGAGCACGCCGGGGCAGGGGACAACATTTCGCGTCCGCCTGCCGATGGCGCGAGTGACGCCCAATCAGCAATAACACGATCAGACAGGAGAAAGGGCCGACCTCGCGGTCGACCCTTCCCTTTCACCAACAGCACAGCAGCCTACGAGCTCCAGAGCTGACTCCAGTCGGCGTCGAAGCTGGTCTCGTGGTAGGTCCAGCCGTCCATGCCGGGCGGGTCGATGCCCAACTGAGTGAGGATCGCCGCGATCTGCGTTCGATGTTCAAGCCCGTGGACGAGGGCCTGCAGCAGCAGCACCCAGACCGGCATCGTGTACTCCGTGCCGCGATCGTTGATCTGCACCGTCGCGCCTTCGGTGGTGGTGCGCGCCACCTCAACGAGCTGCTCGCCGCTCGTCCGCGCCGCCGCCCGCAGGTCAGCCAGGTCGGTCGGGGCTCGGCGTTCGCGCGACACGGCGGGCTGCTCGGCCTCGATCAGCGCCGCAGCAAAGCGCTCCTGTGCTCCGACGATATGTACGAGCGTGTCACGGATCGTGCCGAACGTGCCGACTGCCGTTGCATCCAGTTGCGCGTCGCTCAGGCTTTCGCAGGCATCAAAAACACTCTCAGTTGCCCAGACGTTATATCTGAACAGCTCGGTCAGACTCTCTGACATTGTGGTCGTCTCCTTTATCTTTCCGAACGGTGTCCTTCTACGCTGGTCCCTGCTGGAACCGGAGCCGGATTCGGAAGACGACTCGGAGTCGGGATCATGGGATGCGCCCGCTTTCAGTTTCATGTTCACGACAGCAAGATGGTGCCCAGCAGTAAGGGCTGCGTGACACGGGCAACGCTCCTTCTTGAACGCTCCTAAAATAGCCACGCCTGCGGATTTGCGCCAGAGCGGATGCATTGCGAGTCGCTGTGGCAGCAGCCGTTGGCTGGGGTATTTGGCATGCTGGATGTTGTCCTGAAGGTGTAGGGAATTCAAACAGGCGTATGCAATACGCCCGGCTTGCATCACACCGACGCAGACAAATCGCCCAACTAGTTACCGCAACGACGCAACTGTCTGCGCGATGCCCTCCTGCAGCGACACCTCAGGTGCCCAGCCCAGGACATCCAGCGCGCGGCGGTTGTCGAGGTAGATGCGGAACGTCTCACCTGGCTTGGCCGGGCCGTGGACGGCTTCGCGCTGGTAGCCGGTGGCGGCCTTGAGCAGGTCGAAGATCTCGTTGACCGAGGTACCGACGCCGGAGGCGATGTTCAGTGCCGCGCCATCGCCGCCATCCAGCGCGGCGACGTTCGCGCGCACGGCGTCGGCGATGTAGACGTAGTCACGCTCCTGCTCGCCGCTGCCGTTGATAACTGCTTGCTCGTCGGCCAGCATCTGGGCGGCAAAGATGGCGACGACGCCGGCCTCGCCGTATGGGTCCTGCCGCGGACCGTAGACGTTGCCGTAGCGCAGCGTGGTGTAGCGCAGGTTGTGCAAGGTCGCGTACAGGCCGAGGTAGTGCTCGACCGTGTGTTTGGAGATGCCGTAGGGCGAATCGGCTGCGATCGGGTTGTCTTCCGGGCAGGGCAGCGTCTCCGGCTCGCCATAGATCGCGCCGCCGCTGGAGATGTAGATGATCTTGCCGACTCCAGCCTGCCAGGCGGCTTCCAGCAGATTGATCGAGCCGACGATGTTGCGGCGACAGTCGTTGAGTGGATCGCTCACCGAATTGCGGACGCTCGTCTGGGCAGCGTGATGGTTGATGACCTCAGGGCGAAAGTCGCGCAGCAGATCGCCGATCTCCGGCGACGCGATATCGACCTCGGCGAGGTGGGCTTGCGGATTCACCTGCTCGCGCCGTCCGGCTGACAGATCGTCAATGACGAGGACCTCGTGGCCCAGCCCGACAAAGGCATCCACCACGTGCGAGCCAATGAACCCCGCGCCACCAGTCACGACGATCCGCATAGTGCTCTTGCCCCACATCCCTGTGCTATTCGACACTTATATCCACGAAGACAGAATGCCACGCGCGGCCGAACGTCACGAGTTCACCGGCACGACGATGCCATACAATGGTCAAACGCGATATACTCAACTTGGAAGTATCTAAAATCGGAACGGCAACAATGGCAACCACCGACCTTCTCAACCGACCCCTGCGCGACCTGCGGATCTCAGTTACGGATCGATGCAACTTCCGTTGCGTCTACTGCATGCCGAAGGAGATCTTTGGCGCGAATTACCCGTTCCTGCCGCATACCGACATTCTGACATTTGACGAGATCACGCGGCTGGCGCGCATCTTCGCGTCGCA is drawn from Thermomicrobiales bacterium and contains these coding sequences:
- a CDS encoding response regulator transcription factor — encoded protein: MAQIVVVEDEREIAAIVSSALREEGHDVEALHDGNAALDRLLDPSRPAPDLIVLDLMLPGINGLEITRRFRQQHITPILMLTAKSTELDRVLGLELGADDYLTKPFSVRELQARVSAMLRRVEMMRAHSHVDDSNQLVIDDSGLWIDPTSREVRIDDVTVGLTAREFDLLYLLASNPGRAFSRDYLLDRLWGDDFAGFDRTVDTHILRLRRKLGSAADRVVTLWGVGYKYDPTVGTQ
- a CDS encoding HAMP domain-containing histidine kinase — its product is MTALLAPFRLLGWPFRLYRRNISIQLITSHVLVVMLTAIVIETLAAITVFVGLTLFLRDNYTDFASVDVAQSVAVSLRNDPLTERLALGEAALSVGDKQRLQSIVDGVINSRESPTSIGITTRVESALITDPSGTVVATSDPSWVVNSPVSGTSPISELAERLVARIIELNGSPSDYGELYVIDSIDSITVAAYPILDGQRLVGVVAMRSTFSTTPTIRNIIQQPGLFATLAIANAVLFALILIPTLIVAVPVGIWRARRVSKRIEALTKTATAMVAGDRATQVAVTGQDEIAQLGQRFNDMLAHLDRADRERKAFVANVSHDLRTPIAIIQGRVEQMLQDESGQVDPETRRALEVVHSETTTLSRLIDDLFTLARLEETSLPMSPEAVDIAALAAQMASAIQPVAWSQQRVSVQSVVKVGLPPALADATRLRQILGNLLYNALRHTPEGGLVVIDAEAIGETVEVRVSDTGIGMTSEELGHVFERFYQVEQRHRSHDGSGLGLSIVKDLTEAQGGSVAVESTPGQGTTFRVRLPMARVTPNQQ
- a CDS encoding DinB family protein; translated protein: MSESLTELFRYNVWATESVFDACESLSDAQLDATAVGTFGTIRDTLVHIVGAQERFAAALIEAEQPAVSRERRAPTDLADLRAAARTSGEQLVEVARTTTEGATVQINDRGTEYTMPVWVLLLQALVHGLEHRTQIAAILTQLGIDPPGMDGWTYHETSFDADWSQLWSS
- a CDS encoding NAD-dependent epimerase/dehydratase family protein, translating into MSNSTGMWGKSTMRIVVTGGAGFIGSHVVDAFVGLGHEVLVIDDLSAGRREQVNPQAHLAEVDIASPEIGDLLRDFRPEVINHHAAQTSVRNSVSDPLNDCRRNIVGSINLLEAAWQAGVGKIIYISSGGAIYGEPETLPCPEDNPIAADSPYGISKHTVEHYLGLYATLHNLRYTTLRYGNVYGPRQDPYGEAGVVAIFAAQMLADEQAVINGSGEQERDYVYIADAVRANVAALDGGDGAALNIASGVGTSVNEIFDLLKAATGYQREAVHGPAKPGETFRIYLDNRRALDVLGWAPEVSLQEGIAQTVASLR